A DNA window from Seriola aureovittata isolate HTS-2021-v1 ecotype China chromosome 8, ASM2101889v1, whole genome shotgun sequence contains the following coding sequences:
- the atox1 gene encoding copper transport protein ATOX1 — MTKHEFEVAMTCEGCSGAVTRVLNKLGDVKFEIDLPKKLVWIESDKDVQVLMDTLKKCGKEVKYNGTK; from the exons ATGACT AAGCACGAGTTTGAGGTGGCGATGACGTGTGAGGGATGCTCAGGAGCTGTTACCAGAGTCCTCAACAAACTGGGAG ACGTGAAGTTTGAAATCGACCTGCCTAAGAAACTGGTTTGGATCGAGTCTGACAAAGATGTTCAGGTTCTTATGGACACACTGAAGAAATGTGGGAAGGAGGTCAAGTACAACGGCACTAAATGA